Proteins co-encoded in one Opitutus terrae PB90-1 genomic window:
- a CDS encoding Hsp33 family molecular chaperone HslO, with amino-acid sequence MPETTPPNLADPGLQVTTSFVRSRNVLMARADFGDLFVDYYLHLGQHQIHPSQPVDAMFKRALAAFVLHCASRPRNELTAWTINFQSPMVNLFLTGDNETGAVAGRAFEENVKEMPENLFYADTVRVGHPMRRSAVSFAGADPITAAEKFYSQSEQRAARYFQLGEEEFALITEHPDVDAPWMRGLTVDGVRELDRTETLVPMEQRVYRWHCGCNQERMLEVLAPAMKQDPEGLFGDEEKIEIRCPRCGARYSITREALEAFMVRPR; translated from the coding sequence ATGCCTGAAACCACACCGCCGAATCTCGCCGATCCAGGATTGCAGGTAACGACGTCGTTCGTGCGCAGCCGGAATGTGCTGATGGCGCGCGCGGATTTTGGCGATCTGTTCGTCGACTACTACCTGCACCTCGGCCAGCATCAGATTCATCCGAGCCAGCCGGTGGACGCGATGTTCAAGCGCGCGCTCGCGGCGTTCGTGCTGCACTGTGCGTCACGGCCGCGCAACGAGCTGACGGCGTGGACGATCAACTTCCAGTCGCCGATGGTGAACCTGTTCCTGACCGGCGACAATGAGACGGGTGCGGTGGCGGGGCGGGCGTTCGAGGAAAACGTGAAGGAGATGCCGGAGAACCTGTTCTATGCGGACACGGTGCGCGTCGGGCATCCGATGCGGCGGAGCGCGGTGAGCTTCGCCGGCGCGGATCCGATCACCGCGGCGGAGAAGTTTTACTCCCAAAGCGAGCAGCGGGCGGCGCGGTATTTCCAGCTCGGTGAGGAGGAGTTTGCGTTGATCACGGAGCACCCGGATGTGGATGCGCCGTGGATGCGGGGGCTGACGGTGGACGGCGTGCGGGAACTCGATCGGACGGAGACACTGGTGCCGATGGAGCAGCGGGTGTATCGGTGGCATTGCGGCTGCAATCAGGAGCGGATGCTCGAGGTGCTGGCGCCGGCGATGAAGCAGGATCCGGAAGGACTGTTTGGCGACGAGGAGAAGATCGAGATCCGGTGCCCGCGCTGCGGGGCGCGCTACTCGATCACGCGGGAGGCGCTGGAAGCGTTCATGGTGCGGCCGCGGTGA
- a CDS encoding putative porin, with amino-acid sequence MPSSRASRTWSAAALGLLLGCAPLASAFTAAPNLTINGDLRLRYESDWDSHTTSGTLRPDRERGRFRLRATAAYKFSDTWSFGARLRSGNHQSQQSPHLTFTADDGPSDDLEFALDRYFIQFKQANVTAWAGRNSSPFWQQNEMFWDEDITPTGAAASFDTKHGEATLTTTVGAFALPDGVNRLNGQLFAGQLKYSLPLKPAQFILAAGLHAFSGESGARYLINRNGARDYLVGVLSAQWSVPVQTVPFALGVDLLKNFEDYSAADVAPFPAASADETSGYVLSAQLGQLKNPRDWFVGYYYAHIEAFATNAAYAQDDWVRFGNGPQTEGTNIKGHEFRVAYALTKNLNLMARLFLVDAITTVQDGKRFRLDLNWKW; translated from the coding sequence TTGCCTTCCTCGCGCGCGTCCCGCACCTGGTCCGCCGCCGCTCTCGGCCTGCTGCTCGGCTGCGCGCCGCTGGCCTCCGCGTTCACCGCCGCGCCCAATCTCACGATCAACGGCGACCTCCGCCTTCGCTACGAATCCGACTGGGACTCCCACACCACCTCCGGCACGCTCCGCCCCGATCGCGAGCGCGGCCGCTTCCGGCTCCGTGCCACCGCCGCGTACAAGTTTTCCGATACGTGGTCTTTCGGCGCGCGCCTGCGCAGCGGCAACCATCAGAGCCAGCAGTCGCCGCATCTCACCTTTACCGCCGACGACGGCCCAAGCGACGACCTCGAGTTCGCCCTCGACCGCTACTTCATCCAGTTCAAGCAGGCCAACGTCACCGCCTGGGCTGGCCGCAACAGCTCGCCGTTCTGGCAGCAGAACGAGATGTTCTGGGACGAGGACATCACGCCCACCGGCGCCGCCGCCAGCTTCGACACCAAACACGGCGAGGCCACGCTCACGACGACCGTCGGCGCCTTCGCGCTCCCCGACGGCGTCAACCGTCTCAACGGGCAGCTCTTCGCCGGGCAGCTCAAATATAGCCTCCCGCTCAAACCCGCCCAGTTCATTCTCGCGGCCGGCCTCCACGCCTTCAGCGGCGAGTCCGGTGCCCGCTACCTCATCAACCGCAATGGCGCGCGCGATTACCTCGTCGGCGTCCTCAGCGCGCAATGGTCTGTGCCGGTGCAGACGGTTCCGTTCGCCCTCGGCGTCGACCTTCTGAAAAACTTCGAAGACTACAGCGCCGCCGATGTCGCTCCGTTTCCCGCCGCTTCTGCGGACGAGACCTCCGGCTACGTGCTCTCCGCGCAGCTCGGTCAGCTCAAAAACCCCCGCGACTGGTTCGTCGGCTATTACTACGCGCACATCGAGGCTTTCGCCACGAATGCAGCCTACGCGCAGGACGACTGGGTGCGGTTCGGCAACGGCCCGCAGACCGAAGGCACCAACATCAAAGGCCACGAGTTCCGCGTCGCCTACGCGCTCACGAAAAACCTCAACCTCATGGCCCGGCTCTTCCTCGTCGACGCGATCACCACCGTCCAGGACGGCAAGCGCTTCCGGCTCGACCTGAACTGGAAATGGTAG
- a CDS encoding transglutaminase-like domain-containing protein: MKLPLLLAALTLAPHVRADFPNEATRTYRVQQTVTLSGIPDGAKSVKWWIAIPDDERFQEVLDFAVTSAPGPWRIVTEPDHGNRFMLVEVAHPAASSLSSKVEFTVRRRPVFVDLVPAQAGAITDTHRRLFVDELRTDAPHMKVTPRIAKLANDSCGAETNIAKQAQLLLTAVADYADHYSKDPTKPKCSLGDAEDCMTNAGGCCTDLHSMFIALARARGIPARLQMGYRLREANEGKETDPGYRCWAEYFVPNYGWIPADIVEADDPKGLGRARWFTGLTERRLWLNEGREFDLAGRAVTAKRVNTMVIGYAEIDGVEARVIPDGDLPAQLSRTVFYTEQKPAGAVAAR; the protein is encoded by the coding sequence ATGAAACTCCCCCTCCTCCTCGCCGCGCTCACGCTCGCGCCGCACGTCCGCGCCGACTTCCCCAACGAAGCCACGCGCACCTACCGCGTCCAGCAAACCGTCACCCTCTCCGGCATCCCCGACGGCGCGAAATCGGTTAAATGGTGGATTGCCATTCCCGACGACGAACGCTTCCAGGAAGTCCTCGATTTCGCCGTCACCTCCGCACCCGGCCCGTGGCGCATCGTTACCGAGCCCGATCATGGCAACCGCTTCATGCTCGTCGAAGTGGCCCACCCCGCCGCCTCCTCGCTGTCGTCGAAAGTCGAATTCACCGTTCGCCGCCGCCCCGTGTTCGTCGATCTCGTTCCCGCGCAGGCCGGTGCGATCACCGACACCCACCGCCGCCTTTTCGTCGACGAGCTCCGCACCGACGCGCCGCACATGAAGGTCACGCCCCGCATCGCCAAACTCGCCAACGACTCCTGCGGAGCCGAAACCAACATCGCCAAACAAGCCCAGCTCCTCCTCACCGCGGTCGCTGACTACGCCGATCACTATTCGAAGGATCCGACCAAACCCAAATGCAGCCTCGGCGACGCCGAGGACTGCATGACCAACGCCGGCGGCTGCTGCACCGATCTCCACTCGATGTTCATCGCGCTCGCGCGCGCTCGCGGCATTCCCGCCCGCCTCCAAATGGGCTACCGGCTACGCGAGGCCAACGAGGGCAAGGAAACCGATCCCGGCTATCGCTGCTGGGCCGAATATTTTGTGCCGAACTACGGCTGGATCCCGGCCGATATCGTCGAAGCCGACGATCCGAAAGGGCTCGGCCGCGCCCGCTGGTTCACCGGTCTCACCGAGCGCCGGCTGTGGCTAAACGAGGGCCGTGAGTTCGACCTCGCCGGCCGCGCCGTCACTGCAAAGCGCGTCAACACCATGGTCATTGGCTACGCCGAAATCGACGGCGTCGAAGCCCGCGTGATCCCCGACGGCGATCTCCCCGCCCAGCTCTCGCGCACGGTCTTCTACACCGAACAAAAACCCGCCGGCGCCGTCGCCGCCCGGTAG
- a CDS encoding response regulator transcription factor encodes MKAAPNVAVGLVEDDAPYRAYVTALLESTGERRVAFAVGSAEEGLARIAEAHVNVLLLDLRLPGISGGAAVQKFLTVQPDLLVIMLTALDAEEPVIESIKSGACGYLLKGASSEAVLGAVDDALAGGAPMSPSIARRVLGLLRAAPTTMAKVAEGKLAALTAREEEVLARVAAGRSDKEIAAEFGTALSTIKNHLANIYAKWRVRSRTEAAVRFLGR; translated from the coding sequence ATGAAGGCTGCGCCGAATGTCGCCGTCGGGCTGGTCGAGGACGATGCGCCTTACCGCGCCTATGTGACGGCCCTGCTGGAGTCGACGGGTGAGCGGCGCGTGGCGTTTGCCGTTGGGTCCGCGGAAGAAGGCTTGGCGCGCATCGCCGAGGCGCACGTGAATGTGCTGTTGCTCGACCTGCGGTTACCCGGAATTTCCGGAGGGGCGGCGGTGCAAAAATTTCTGACCGTCCAGCCGGACCTTCTCGTGATCATGCTAACCGCGCTCGATGCAGAGGAGCCCGTGATCGAATCGATCAAGTCAGGTGCGTGCGGCTATCTCTTGAAAGGGGCTTCGTCGGAAGCGGTGCTTGGCGCGGTCGACGACGCGCTGGCCGGTGGCGCGCCGATGTCGCCATCGATTGCCAGGCGCGTGCTCGGATTGCTGCGAGCGGCGCCAACGACCATGGCGAAAGTGGCCGAGGGGAAACTCGCCGCGCTGACGGCCCGCGAGGAGGAAGTGCTCGCGCGCGTGGCCGCCGGGCGGAGCGACAAAGAGATCGCGGCGGAATTTGGCACGGCGCTGTCGACGATCAAAAACCACCTGGCGAACATCTATGCGAAGTGGCGGGTGCGGTCGCGCACGGAGGCGGCGGTCAGGTTTCTCGGACGGTAG
- a CDS encoding sensor histidine kinase translates to MNASLEDLLRQARWLRFSDTATEARYDEDRFVSGMVRERVTMAACALTSAAFGLLEAHLSHGLYEFPGLMMTVHAVRFYAVIPLWVALCLATFWRGFPRWAGIANAVVTVLSCWGHSIIAWEVLRALPERNLTNMLTGSTLLVLIVALLMLPMRFRALVGVVALSLGGTLGFSHAMLGGEPVHATNLANASFSLPLVAVLILIGGWFREAADRRMFAQREHARRLAEELAAANAELARLNAEKNEFMAIAAHDLRAPLATVRGFAELLRDGRLGEEEKRVTAVHEIHAQATRMLGLVTDYLGAHAAESGTVPVRSERIDLAAEACAACERHELTAAGKQQLISGPNGASPVWVCADPGLLAQVTDNFISNALKFSPRGASIRLEVGRRGDVASLAVIDTGPGIPADEQAGLFQKFGRTSARPTDGEASHGLGLALAKRLAHAMGGQVGCESPVTGRRPGETERGARFWIELPAVEQATANSTEE, encoded by the coding sequence GTGAACGCTTCCCTGGAAGATCTGCTGCGCCAGGCGCGCTGGCTTCGGTTTTCCGATACGGCGACGGAGGCGCGCTATGATGAGGACCGATTCGTTTCGGGAATGGTGCGGGAGCGGGTCACGATGGCGGCGTGCGCGCTGACCAGCGCGGCCTTTGGCCTGCTGGAGGCGCATCTCTCGCACGGCCTCTATGAGTTTCCCGGTCTGATGATGACCGTGCACGCGGTGCGGTTCTATGCGGTGATCCCGCTGTGGGTCGCGCTCTGCTTGGCGACCTTCTGGCGGGGCTTTCCCCGGTGGGCCGGAATCGCCAACGCGGTCGTGACCGTGCTGAGCTGCTGGGGGCACAGCATCATCGCGTGGGAGGTGCTGCGGGCGCTGCCCGAACGAAACCTCACGAACATGCTCACGGGCTCGACGCTCCTCGTGCTGATCGTCGCGCTCTTGATGTTGCCGATGCGGTTTCGTGCTCTGGTCGGCGTGGTGGCGCTCTCGCTGGGCGGGACGCTGGGGTTTTCCCATGCGATGCTGGGTGGGGAGCCGGTGCATGCGACGAATCTGGCCAATGCGAGCTTCTCGCTTCCGCTGGTGGCCGTGCTGATCCTGATCGGTGGCTGGTTTCGCGAGGCGGCGGACCGGCGGATGTTCGCGCAACGCGAGCATGCGCGGCGGCTGGCCGAGGAACTCGCGGCGGCGAATGCGGAGCTGGCGCGGCTCAATGCCGAGAAGAACGAGTTCATGGCGATCGCCGCGCACGACCTGCGCGCGCCGCTGGCGACGGTGCGGGGTTTTGCCGAGCTGCTGCGCGACGGGCGACTGGGCGAGGAGGAAAAACGTGTGACGGCCGTGCATGAAATCCATGCCCAGGCGACGCGGATGCTCGGGCTCGTGACCGATTATCTCGGCGCGCACGCGGCGGAGAGTGGGACCGTGCCGGTGCGGTCTGAGCGGATCGATCTTGCCGCGGAGGCGTGCGCGGCGTGCGAACGGCACGAGCTGACGGCGGCGGGAAAGCAGCAATTGATCTCCGGGCCAAACGGGGCGTCGCCGGTGTGGGTCTGCGCAGATCCTGGGCTGCTCGCGCAGGTGACGGACAACTTCATCTCGAATGCGTTGAAGTTCAGCCCGCGCGGCGCGTCGATCCGGCTCGAAGTCGGGCGACGCGGCGACGTCGCGTCGCTCGCCGTGATTGATACGGGACCGGGAATTCCGGCTGACGAGCAAGCGGGCTTGTTTCAAAAATTCGGCCGGACGAGCGCGCGGCCAACCGATGGCGAAGCCAGTCACGGGCTCGGACTCGCGCTCGCGAAGCGGCTGGCTCACGCGATGGGTGGACAGGTCGGCTGCGAGAGTCCAGTGACGGGGCGCCGGCCGGGGGAGACGGAGCGCGGCGCGAGGTTCTGGATCGAGCTGCCGGCGGTGGAGCAAGCGACGGCAAATTCGACCGAAGAGTGA
- a CDS encoding autotransporter-associated beta strand repeat-containing protein, which yields MKYWCFPLAWFAAACLAPSAVAQTRIWNAGVTGDWSLASNWNLGLPIAGQGFQINNGTAELSSVFAPVPAFGWTAPAAGQNGTLVITGSGALTTPIFYGGYAGTGTLTISNGGDFTSPTTYLGYNTGAAGHAIVEDTGSTWTVLSLFEIGRGGTGTLTVSNGGAVSAKTTTLGAQGGSTGSITVTGNDSTLTQTQNLNIGSLGNASLMISNGGFVSNTSATISTGASSTASATVTGENSRWTNSDTLNVGYRHQGTLTISDGGLVSNTAGMIGGSETGDGTVTVTGSNSTWTNTGGLVVGTSGQGTLAVSAGGTVTNQNGQIGWAAGSSGAVTITNGNSRWTNAATLAVGISGTGSLTIEAGGEVSNTASYIGQLSGSSGTVAVRGTDSLWASSGALQVGAAGVGALTVENSGTVTATSAALGVSAGSTGSLTVQDEGSLALTSSLLVGSNGDGTLAVFGGGVLANTEAYIATGGASISSATVTGNGSSWTNSSRLEIGYAGNGSLSIADGGQVSNTIGLIAQTADSAGTVTVIGSNSTWTNTTSLEIARAGTGTLTIANGGVVSAPYVAMSGNGDGTLHLNSGGRLDVGSFGLFKGSGTGTATVNFAGGTLRATASFSTSLPAALSNTSTFDTNGFSITAAGILSGAGSLTKTGAGVLTLSATNAYTGATTINAGTLHLTGSAANSAFTVNSGGTLGGTGATGALTVNAGGILAPGASPGLFTVNGNLSLLGTTLIELAAAGSRGTDFDAIDVNGAISFGGVLTVSLLNDFNPATGTSFDLFNWTGASSGTFTTINLPTLAGGLSWNTSTLYTNGALSVQTSAIPEPSTYAALFGAAALAFAAWRRRLRTASNHASRAP from the coding sequence ATGAAGTATTGGTGCTTCCCGCTTGCGTGGTTCGCCGCGGCGTGCCTCGCCCCGTCGGCCGTCGCCCAGACGAGAATCTGGAACGCGGGCGTCACCGGCGACTGGTCGCTCGCCTCCAACTGGAACCTCGGCCTGCCCATCGCCGGACAGGGATTTCAAATCAACAACGGCACCGCGGAACTTTCCTCCGTCTTCGCTCCCGTCCCCGCCTTCGGCTGGACCGCCCCCGCCGCCGGCCAGAACGGCACGCTCGTCATCACGGGAAGCGGCGCTCTCACCACGCCCATATTCTATGGCGGATACGCGGGCACCGGCACATTGACGATCTCCAATGGCGGCGACTTCACGAGCCCCACTACTTACCTGGGCTATAACACAGGCGCGGCCGGACACGCGATCGTTGAGGATACGGGCTCCACCTGGACCGTCCTCTCCCTGTTCGAGATCGGCCGCGGCGGCACGGGCACGCTCACCGTCAGCAACGGTGGCGCCGTCAGCGCCAAGACCACCACCCTTGGCGCGCAGGGAGGTTCGACCGGCAGCATCACCGTCACCGGCAACGACTCCACCCTGACCCAAACCCAAAACCTCAACATCGGCAGCCTCGGCAATGCCTCCCTGATGATTTCCAACGGCGGTTTTGTCTCCAATACCTCCGCCACCATCAGCACTGGAGCCAGCTCCACCGCGAGCGCGACCGTCACCGGCGAGAACTCGCGGTGGACCAACTCGGACACGCTCAACGTCGGTTATCGGCACCAGGGTACGCTCACCATTTCCGATGGCGGCCTCGTTTCGAACACGGCCGGTATGATCGGCGGCAGCGAAACCGGCGACGGAACCGTCACCGTGACCGGCTCGAATTCCACCTGGACCAACACGGGCGGTCTCGTCGTGGGTACGTCCGGCCAGGGAACGCTGGCCGTTTCCGCCGGCGGCACGGTCACCAATCAGAACGGCCAGATCGGATGGGCAGCCGGCAGCAGCGGTGCCGTCACCATCACGAACGGCAACTCCCGCTGGACCAACGCAGCCACGCTAGCCGTCGGCATTTCGGGGACGGGTTCGCTGACGATCGAAGCCGGTGGCGAAGTGTCCAACACCGCGTCCTACATCGGCCAGTTGTCCGGAAGCAGCGGCACGGTCGCCGTCCGCGGAACCGACTCCCTGTGGGCCAGCAGCGGCGCCCTGCAGGTGGGCGCCGCCGGCGTCGGCGCACTGACGGTCGAAAATTCCGGCACAGTCACGGCCACCTCCGCCGCTCTCGGCGTATCGGCGGGAAGCACTGGCTCGTTGACGGTGCAGGACGAAGGCTCGCTCGCCCTCACGAGCAGCCTGCTCGTGGGTTCGAACGGTGATGGCACGCTGGCGGTTTTTGGAGGCGGTGTCCTCGCCAACACCGAGGCCTACATTGCCACGGGCGGCGCCTCGATCTCGTCCGCCACCGTTACCGGCAACGGCTCCTCCTGGACCAACTCCTCGCGACTCGAGATCGGCTACGCCGGCAATGGAAGCCTGTCGATTGCCGACGGCGGCCAGGTGAGCAACACGATCGGCCTCATCGCCCAAACCGCTGACAGCGCGGGCACGGTCACCGTCATCGGAAGCAACTCGACCTGGACAAACACGACCTCGCTCGAAATCGCGCGGGCCGGCACGGGCACGCTCACGATCGCAAACGGCGGTGTCGTGAGTGCGCCCTACGTGGCGATGTCGGGCAACGGCGACGGCACATTGCATCTCAACTCCGGAGGCCGACTCGATGTCGGCAGCTTCGGCCTCTTCAAGGGCAGCGGCACCGGCACTGCGACGGTCAATTTCGCCGGCGGCACCCTGCGCGCCACGGCCAGCTTCTCCACCAGCCTGCCGGCGGCGCTCTCCAACACGTCCACATTCGATACCAACGGTTTCTCCATCACCGCGGCCGGCATCCTCTCCGGTGCCGGGAGCCTCACGAAGACCGGCGCCGGCGTGCTCACGCTCTCTGCCACGAACGCTTACACGGGAGCGACGACGATCAATGCCGGCACGCTTCACCTCACCGGCTCCGCCGCAAACAGCGCGTTCACCGTCAACAGCGGTGGCACGCTCGGCGGCACCGGTGCTACAGGCGCGCTCACGGTGAACGCGGGCGGCATCTTAGCGCCGGGTGCCAGCCCGGGATTGTTCACCGTCAACGGCAACCTCTCGCTGCTCGGCACCACGCTGATCGAGCTCGCCGCCGCCGGCTCGCGCGGCACCGATTTCGACGCGATCGACGTCAATGGTGCGATCTCGTTCGGCGGTGTGCTGACCGTCTCGTTGCTCAACGACTTCAATCCCGCCACTGGCACGAGTTTCGATCTGTTCAATTGGACGGGCGCATCCAGCGGCACGTTCACCACCATCAATCTCCCGACGCTGGCCGGCGGCTTGAGTTGGAATACGAGCACGCTCTACACGAATGGCGCCCTGAGCGTCCAGACGAGCGCCATCCCCGAACCCTCCACCTACGCCGCCCTCTTCGGCGCCGCAGCACTCGCATTCGCCGCCTGGCGCCGGCGGCTTCGCACCGCCTCGAACCATGCCTCACGCGCACCTTAG
- a CDS encoding protein-L-isoaspartate(D-aspartate) O-methyltransferase: MRARLSLLALLLIVGTAHAAYERARTNEREHMVEEQLISRDITDEATLAAMRTVPRHRFVPEDVRRSAYDDNPLPIGHGQTISQPYIVAYMTQAARLKRDSRVLEIGTGSGYQAAVLAELCDEVYSIEIVEPLAHQAAATLKETGYERVHLRIGDGYNGWPEAAPFDAILVTAGAEDVPPKLFEQLKEGGRLVIPVGPAHSTQFLKLVTKRNGKPHLHTLMPVRFVPFTREKP, from the coding sequence ATGCGCGCAAGGCTGTCCCTGCTCGCTCTGCTGCTGATCGTGGGCACCGCCCACGCAGCTTACGAACGCGCCCGGACCAACGAACGCGAGCACATGGTCGAAGAGCAACTCATCAGCCGCGACATCACCGACGAAGCCACGCTCGCCGCGATGCGCACCGTGCCGCGCCATCGGTTCGTGCCGGAGGACGTCCGCCGCTCCGCCTATGACGACAATCCGCTCCCAATCGGTCACGGCCAAACGATTTCCCAGCCCTACATCGTCGCCTATATGACGCAGGCCGCGCGGCTGAAGCGCGACAGCCGCGTGCTCGAGATCGGCACCGGCTCGGGCTATCAAGCCGCGGTCCTCGCCGAGCTGTGCGATGAGGTTTATTCGATCGAGATCGTCGAGCCGCTCGCGCATCAGGCGGCGGCGACGTTGAAGGAAACAGGCTACGAGCGCGTGCACCTGCGGATCGGCGACGGCTACAACGGCTGGCCCGAGGCGGCACCGTTCGACGCGATCCTTGTTACCGCTGGCGCCGAGGACGTGCCGCCGAAGCTCTTCGAACAGCTGAAAGAAGGCGGCCGGCTCGTCATTCCCGTCGGCCCCGCGCACAGCACGCAGTTTCTCAAGCTCGTCACCAAGCGCAACGGCAAGCCCCACCTCCATACATTGATGCCCGTGCGCTTTGTCCCATTCACGCGCGAAAAGCCGTAG